One window from the genome of Dermacentor silvarum isolate Dsil-2018 chromosome 7, BIME_Dsil_1.4, whole genome shotgun sequence encodes:
- the LOC119459061 gene encoding putative nuclease HARBI1, translating into MAPPCQRQDPTAPPFLRQPPPPPPTPSHLPVGRIEDARRGRPERATSPEEDLLIVAASAADPFLNGKEIRDELALTSICDADMRILTVYPVRPGSDHDSFVWRTTWLRRWFQAGRIANPGVYLIGDSGYPLDPWLLTPVPGHPPMQTAEGKYNTAHATLRSVVERCIGLLMSRFRCLQRYGTFLYEPERAANIVAACAVLHTQPSAV; encoded by the exons ATGGCCCCTCCGTGCCAGCGCCAGGACCCTACGGCGCCGCCATTCCTTCGccagccaccaccaccaccgccgacgccATCGCACCTCCCTGTCG GTCGCATCGAAGACGCTCGACGTGGTCGCCCTGAAAGGGCCACGTCGCCTGAGGAAGACCTACTGATTGTGGCCGCATCAGCAGCAGACCCCTTTCTAAACGGGAAGGAGATCAGGGATGAGCTCGCCCTGACAAGT ATCTGCGACGCGGACATGAGGATCCTGACCGTGTATCCCGTGCGACCGGGGTCAGATCATGACTCATTTGTCTGGCGGACAACATGGCTGCGCCGGTGGTTCCAGGCGGGACGCATCGCGAATCCCGGTGTATACCTCATCG gtgacagcggctaccccTTGGATCCGTGGCTCCTGACCCCGGTTCCCGGCCATCCTCCTATGCAAACAGCCGAGGGGAAGTACAACACAGCACATGCCACCTTGCGTTCCGTAGTGGAGAGGTGTATTGGGCTCTTGATGAGCCGTTTCCGCTGTTTGCAGCGGTACGGCACCTTCCTCTACGAGCCAGAACGTGCGGCCAACATTGTCGCTGCATGTGCTGTGTTGCACACACAACCTTCGGCTGTCTGA